In one window of Spartinivicinus marinus DNA:
- a CDS encoding DUF2782 domain-containing protein has product MKQLICSAALITVLFGGWQATHAEDVITEDPAVVIKESKKGKGVTVETYRLKNGFVYAYKVTPKGGKPYFLVAADNEGNFIRTDKPHQMLVPSWKIFEW; this is encoded by the coding sequence ATGAAACAGCTCATATGTTCAGCAGCTCTGATCACTGTATTGTTTGGTGGCTGGCAGGCAACACATGCCGAAGATGTCATCACTGAAGACCCTGCAGTGGTAATTAAAGAGAGCAAAAAAGGTAAAGGTGTCACTGTTGAAACATATCGCCTAAAAAATGGTTTTGTATACGCCTACAAGGTAACTCCAAAAGGTGGCAAACCTTATTTTCTGGTAGCAGCAGATAATGAAGGTAACTTCATTCGAACTGACAAACCTCACCAAATGCTGGTTCCATCCTGGAAGATTTTTGAGTGGTAA